One Mobula birostris isolate sMobBir1 chromosome 23, sMobBir1.hap1, whole genome shotgun sequence genomic window, CAGTGCCAACTTAgcgtgcccacaatgcttggcagaacaatagAACACAAAACAGAACATGCCAAGTGGAAAAGCAACAATAGTGacacaagccccattcctccctcccacccaaccatcgcatgcacatacacagtctcttcccatccatgtacttatcgaaACAACTTCGAAGTGTTGAGATTGAACCCACGTtcaccacctctgctggcagcttgttccacactctcatgactctcaccctctgagtgaagaagttcaccctcacatcctcttaaacatttcacgttTCAACTCGCTCGGGTGTGAAATCAGGAAATTGCAACTGTCCATACGAGAGGCTGCTGATTTACAGAGTTCTGTGATTCGCGAGGGAGACTACTGGCACCAGGTTTAACACCGAAAGCCTTTCAGAGGACTCATAATGTGAAATGTTCAAGAGAATGTGAaggtgaacttcttcactcagagagtgtggaacaagctgccagaagtggTGCACGTGGGTTCGATCTCAACACTTAGGAGAagattggataagtacatggatggggagAGTACAGAGGGCGATGGCCCAGGTGCGGGACCTGGGACTAGGCAGGGTGATAACTCAGTACcgactagatgggccgaggggcctgtttctgtgctatactgctctatgactgaCTCTCGTAGAGgtaacccacgacctctagtttGTTTCACCTAACCTCAGGGGAAaatgcctgtttgcatttaccctgtctataccactCATCGTTTTGTattcctctgtcaaatctccactCGTTCTCTTGTTCTCCAGGGAATCAAGTCCGAACCTGTTtagcctttccctgtaactcaagtcctcgagtcccagcaacatccttgcaaacttCCTGTGGGCTAATTCTGTTACGTAGGACCTCATGGTGGTAaaatggttagcacaactctaTTACAGCTCACAGCCCTCCAGAGGTTGGCATTCAATTCTGCCGccatctggaaggagtttgtatgttctcttcaTTAACGGCATGGATTTCCGCCGGGGGCTCCGATTTCCCCCTCTGCTCATTctatattgtcctgtgtttaggctcatggggccagagggcctgttccatgctgtatctctaaccaataaaataataaatgttgTGCAAGTTTATGTAATGTTAAGTGTGTTAATCTAGATTTGTCATGTCtagaggtggtgaatttgtggaatttgctaaccacaggcagctgtggaggccacgtcattgggtgtacttaaggcagagtttgataggtttgtGATTGGACAGGACAtctaaggttacggggagaaggctgggaagtggggctgaggagggggaaagaaggattagtcatgattgaatggtaaagcagactgattggcctaattctactcctgtgtcttatggtcttatgtttgtAATGAACTGTGGTGCTGCCACACATTTCCTGGCATTTATACCCTGGATATGGCTCCCCTGACAGTGAATGCGACAGGTTGAAGAGGGAAGCCCGGTTTCCCGCAACAGCCAGGGGGTGTAGATTGAGGATAATTGGTAGGTGTGGTTGGGGTTTTAGGCACATACAGCCTCTGGCAGTCTGGAGCAAGTGAGCAACACAGCCAGGGCTGGGTAGTGGGGGGTTAGCTCAGCCAGTGTGGACACGATGGGAccaagtccagtttattgtcacgtgcacgcacagatgcaatgaaagtCTTACAGCAACGTCACCGACACGTAACATCAGAGTCACACTTTCACCAGAGAAGCAAATTAAACGTGAACTGTACACACATTTTACAAGAGCAGagacacacgagattctgcagcaATCTGGGGCGacatacaagatgttggtgaactcaggtcaggcaacatgtATGGAGGAAAATGCccttccgtagatgttgcctgatctgctaagttctttcagcattttgggtgtgtgttGCACAGTTAAAACAGAAGTTCACTGTAGTGCGCAGTGGTCATAGGGTTGTAAGCTGTAGTGATTTGGGTTGTGAAAGTCAACTGACTGAAGAGAAGTAGTTGTTCTGAAACTGATGAAGTTggacttcgggcttctgtacccgCTGCCTGactgtagctgtgagaagatgccatggtctggatggtagagatctttgatgattgatTTTTGCCTTCTTGGGGCAGCCTCTCCTGTACATAGTGGGGTGGGATGTGTCAGCGATGTATTGGATTGAGTCAGTCCAGTACAGTCCAAAGCATCTTGTGTTCCTGCGCGTTGAATTGCAACCATTTAGAATACTTTCATCTGGCATTCTGTGACGTGTGGTTTTGGGATCCTTTAAGCTGCAAAAATGTCGTTGGAATTTACAAAATTGACTTAAGTTTTCCTTCCCATTGTATTTTTGCAGGAAGGACCGGCCGATACACCCTCATtgagaagtggagagagacagagcgcCACCTGGCACCCCACGAGAACCCGCTGGCTGCCCTGAACAAGTGGGGACAGTATGCCAGTGACGTGCAGCTAATCCTGCGGCGCACGGGCCCTTCCCTGAGCGAGCGGCCCACCTCAGATAGCATGGGCCGCGCGCCCGAGAGAACTTTATACCGGCAGAGCCTGCCTCCCTTGGCTAAGCTAAGGCCCCAGAATGACAGGTCGTTACGGAGGAAGGAGCCCAAAAGGAAGTCCCTGACTTTCAGTGCTGGCCCAAAGGGGTTCATCGATGTTTTTGGGAAGTGTGCGAACTTGGAGGTGAGGCACCAGGCTCTGGCCAGCAGGGTGTCTGCCGAGGAGCTGAGGAAGGTAGTTCATCTGCAGCGGGAGAAGCTCCACACGCTGCAGAGGCAGCTGGAGTCCAACCAGGCCGAAATGAAGTACTGGGAGGGAAAGGTGGGCCTCCGAGTGGAGGAGGAAATCCTGCGGCTGGAACAGAGAATTAAGAAGAACGAGGtagagattgaggaggaggagttCTGGGAGAACGAGTGGCAGATCGAGCGGGAGAACGAGAAGCAGCTGAAGGAGCAGCTGGAGGAGGTGAGTCTCCGGATCAAGGACAGCGAGGAGAAGCTGAAGGACTGCacggagaggatccagaggatcgAACGGGGCATTGAAGCCGAGAACGTGCAACAGGAGCTCTGCGGGTCACAGGTCAAtgaggaggaggtgaaggggaATCTGGTGAAAATCAGAAAGGACGTCGAGCTGAAGTGCCAGCACAGCACGAGGCTGCAGAACAGTCTGCGAGCTGTGGAAAGGACGTTGGGTCAAGCCAATAAAAAGCTTCAGGTAACAGCCAAAGATCGTACAAACTGCACTTGTAATGTGTTGGTGTCACAAATGAAGGAGTTACGTCCGTGTTTCCTTGTGACGTAGACCATTCCagctctcagagcaatcccacccTTAACCTTGCCCGTGACCCACAAGACAGAGAAGCCGAgtcgggccattcggcccatctaggctgctttcccattccatcatggctgatttattatccccctcaaccccattctcctaccttctctctgtaacctttaatgTCCTTATTAATCAGgaatctgtcaacctccacttttaaATATtgccagtgacctggcctccacagctgtctgtggcaatgtattccaccgattcaccaccctttggctcaagaaattccttctcatttcagtTTTAAAGTGACATCCTTGCATTTGAcccattctccccacatccccgTCCACTGAGCCAGATCCGACCGTGTGCCTGCGCACCAGGGACAATGTATAGCAGCCAGTCCGCGTCTCAtttggatgtgggaggagactggagctgcCCACACGGTCGTGGGGAAGGAGAAGTAAACTCCACGAAGACAGCAGCAAAGGTCAGCATTGAACCTGGGATGCTGGCACCACTGTGAAAAAAGGATGCGTTTCCTTAAAACATGGGTTCCGATTAACAGGTTCTACCGTAGCTCCCTGCTGGCCATACGGTAAGGagatggaggggtgtgggacaaggcAGTACAACCACAGTCTGGTGTACTTTCCAGGGGAATCCAAGCAGGAGATGCGAGGTGCATGATTCTTCTTTGTaacatgcttttgtgcatttaTTGATCCTTCCTCTCTCCAATAACAATGCGTTCACTTCACAACACAGTCTGCTTGTGTCGGGGCACTTGGGATTGACAAGATTCCCTCCCTGACAGATAGTATGAACCAGTCAGGGTTTTAAATGAAGTTCAAGTTGGATAAACttagcagatcgggcagcatttGTGGCAGGACAAATAGAGTTGCTGTTGCACCCTTCTTCACAAGAGTCTTCAGCCCGAACCTTTAACTGCTcctctttccgcagatgctgcctcacctgctgagtctTTCCCAGTACTttgttttgatttcagattttcagcatctgcagtggtTTGGGTTTAACGTTCCAGTAGAAGCCCAGATAGAATGCCAGTCTGGAGACTGTAAGTGGAGGCTGGTCACCTTAGTgtccactccacaggtccagtaGGTCATTGTTTTAACTCCTTTTAACTGGCTGGGTAACACAGGAGGTTCTGCAATAACGTGATAGTTTGTTTCTGAAACAAATTTGCCTTCTAGAATGTTGTGTTACGGAAGAACAGTCTGCAGTTGTCTTTGAAGCACTGTTTTTAACAGGTTTGCAATTTTACTATAATCAATGCAGTCAGCATAATTCAAGTCACGTTCCCTAAGCCATCATCCATACTATAGAAACGTGCATTatcactgaatcagaatcaggtttactatcattgACATacactgtgaaatttgttgtgcagcaacaatacataaaatatactctaaattacaataagaaaaatatattttaaaaaatactaaGTTGCTCaaaaaggtgagcaaaaatagtgagctagtgtccgtgggttcattgtccactcagaaatctgacggaGGAACTACAGTACCTGTACCCTTTGATATTTGAATGCACCACCAATTTCTGGCACCAGTATTGAGTTTTTAGTGGGACGGCTGTTTGCCCAGCCGGGAATAAATCATGTACAGTTTGtgtccccccaccccactcattGTTAAGATTGTACCCCTGCCCATTGGGGTGTACTTTTTGGTTGTTTTCCTTCTTCATTGTATGTGGGTGGAGAACTTCGCCAGGGCTTGGGTGATGTCATCAGGTCATGTGGGTAGGGAGAAGTGAGGCAGAATACACCCCACCACAAAGCCCCCAGACAAACCTTTAACAGCAGAGCCTCACCCCCTTTGCCATCTGGCACAGCTGTCAAAGTCCTTGGACTATGACTAAGTGCTCCTGACGTTCGAGACCTTTCAAAAGGAGGGAAGCTATTGGCAATAGTTGGAAATTTGTTTTTTAAGTATGAAAGCAAGAACATTAAATATGGTGATTAATACAATTTTCTTTTGAATTTGACTGTTTTACATCGGCTTGAATTGGACTCTCTGATACCAAGCCCAGTCTGAACTGTGAGCAGATTACTTTGAGTAAGAGCTAATGCATTTCTGCAGGATTCTACCAGCCGTGACAAATACCAGTTTGCATCTGTCAGGAAGATTGGGATTTTCTTGTTTTGGATGAGCTGGTGCCTAAATCCTTTTACACAGTAGAACCTCCAGCACTTACCTGCAGGATGCATCTCACTGGCTGTTCCCGGTTCCCATTGTTCTTTGTGTGAAGGAGTGcacggcagcatagtggttagcacaacgactTACGGTACCagcgatccgggttcaattcccatcactgtctgtaaggagtccgtATGTTCTGTCTGTGACCgcttgtgtttcctctgggtgcttcggtttcttctcacagtccaaagacctaccactTGGTAGGTCAAttactcattgtaaattgtcccgcaaTTAGGCTGCCATTAAATCGGGCATTGCTGGGCGATGcaactcgaagggctggaagttccacactgtatcccaataaatttttaaaaatattatgatTATTGCAATACAGTGCTGAGTAGGCTCTTCTGGGTCTTTgagccacactacccagcaatcccca contains:
- the rassf8b gene encoding ras association domain-containing protein 8b — its product is MMELKVWVDGVQRIVCGVTEATTCQEVVIALAQAIGRTGRYTLIEKWRETERHLAPHENPLAALNKWGQYASDVQLILRRTGPSLSERPTSDSMGRAPERTLYRQSLPPLAKLRPQNDRSLRRKEPKRKSLTFSAGPKGFIDVFGKCANLEVRHQALASRVSAEELRKVVHLQREKLHTLQRQLESNQAEMKYWEGKVGLRVEEEILRLEQRIKKNEVEIEEEEFWENEWQIERENEKQLKEQLEEVSLRIKDSEEKLKDCTERIQRIERGIEAENVQQELCGSQVNEEEVKGNLVKIRKDVELKCQHSTRLQNSLRAVERTLGQANKKLQEKELELEQLTKELRQVNLQQFIQQTGTKVTVLPAEPTEEELSAAQEKGSLTTTGSLKWPTSARQLPSNLRTLQNPLISGFNPEGIYV